A section of the Elizabethkingia anophelis R26 genome encodes:
- a CDS encoding succinate dehydrogenase cytochrome b subunit, translated as MLNTLSRKMLMCLTGLFLGFFLLIHFLGNLQLFLPQEQAHLQFNAYSHFLSGNIVIKIVSLVLYTSIILHAIDGLVITIKNKKSGGTYQSDRRGRASKWYSRNMGILGTLILIFLVIHFQNFWYVYKFGSLPLDDKGNKDLYILVVTVFKEWWYVVIYVISMIALCYHLIHGIYSAVRTLGLFHPKYVKWIKIAGITYSVIISVGFALMPVYVFLTVK; from the coding sequence ATGCTGAATACACTTTCAAGAAAAATGCTGATGTGCCTTACAGGGCTGTTCCTGGGTTTCTTTTTGCTGATTCACTTTTTGGGAAATTTACAACTCTTCCTTCCACAGGAGCAGGCGCACTTACAGTTCAATGCTTATTCTCACTTTTTATCCGGAAATATTGTTATAAAAATTGTTTCATTGGTTCTGTATACCAGTATCATTTTACATGCAATAGACGGGTTGGTGATTACTATAAAAAATAAAAAATCTGGCGGTACTTATCAGTCTGACCGAAGAGGCAGAGCTAGTAAATGGTATTCCCGTAATATGGGGATATTGGGTACACTGATTCTTATCTTCCTGGTGATCCATTTTCAGAATTTCTGGTATGTCTATAAATTCGGAAGTCTTCCGCTGGATGATAAAGGTAACAAAGACCTGTATATTCTGGTAGTAACAGTTTTTAAAGAATGGTGGTATGTGGTTATCTATGTGATTTCTATGATTGCGCTTTGTTATCATCTTATTCACGGGATTTACAGTGCTGTGAGAACTTTGGGATTATTTCATCCTAAATATGTGAAATGGATTAAAATAGCAGGAATTACTTATTCGGTAATTATTAGTGTCGGATTTGCGCTAATGCCTGTCTATGTATTTCTTACCGTTAAATAA
- a CDS encoding fumarate reductase/succinate dehydrogenase flavoprotein subunit, with the protein MMLDSKIPKGPLEEKWANYKKTAKLVNPANRKKLDVIVVGTGLAGSSIAASLGELGYNVKAFCFQDSPRRAHSVAAQGGVNAAKNYKNDGDSVYRMFVDTLKGGDFRAREANVYRMAECSLNLIDQAVAQGVPFGREYGGYLNNRSFGGVQVSRTFYARGQTGQQLLLGAYQALMRQVGKGSVELFSRHEMLDLVVIDGKARGIIVRNLDTGEIERHAAHTVVLATGGYGKIYYLSTLAMGCNGSAIWRAHKKGALMASPSWIQIHPTSLPQSGDYQSKLTLMSESLRNDGRIWVPLKNDETRKPNDIPEEERDYYLERRYPAFGNLAPRDISSRAAKERIDAGFGIGPLKNAVYLDFSKAIKEQGKEKIKEKYGNLFDMYLKITGYDAYKEPMMISPSAHFSMGGLWVDYELMTTIPGLFALGEANFADHGANRLGANSLLQASVDGYFIAPYTIANYLSGEIHTGKISTDHPEFEKAEKGVKDQIQKFMEVKGNKTVDYYHKTLGKLLYDYCGLARNEEGLKYAIEEIRKLKQEFYQNVTIPGVGDKMNGELEKAGRVADYFEIGELMCYDALTRNESCGAHFREEYQTPDGEALRNDADFQFISAWGWKGEEQEPELVKEPLVFEEIQPVVRSYK; encoded by the coding sequence ATGATGTTAGATTCTAAAATACCAAAAGGCCCGTTAGAAGAAAAATGGGCAAACTATAAAAAAACAGCTAAACTGGTAAACCCTGCCAATCGTAAAAAACTGGATGTTATTGTTGTGGGAACAGGATTGGCAGGGAGTTCGATTGCCGCATCTCTTGGCGAGCTGGGGTATAATGTAAAAGCTTTCTGTTTTCAGGATAGTCCGCGCAGAGCACATTCTGTTGCGGCTCAGGGTGGTGTAAATGCTGCTAAAAATTACAAAAATGATGGTGACAGTGTATACCGGATGTTTGTTGATACATTGAAAGGTGGAGACTTCAGGGCACGTGAAGCCAATGTTTATCGCATGGCAGAGTGTTCCCTTAATCTTATAGATCAGGCAGTAGCCCAGGGTGTTCCGTTTGGCCGGGAATACGGAGGGTATCTGAATAACCGTTCTTTCGGTGGGGTGCAGGTAAGCCGTACATTCTATGCCAGAGGACAAACCGGTCAGCAGTTATTACTGGGGGCTTATCAGGCATTGATGCGACAGGTAGGTAAAGGGAGTGTAGAATTGTTTTCCCGTCACGAAATGCTGGATTTGGTGGTGATTGACGGAAAAGCACGCGGGATTATTGTACGTAATCTGGATACCGGAGAAATAGAGCGGCATGCAGCACATACAGTTGTATTGGCAACCGGAGGTTATGGAAAGATTTATTATCTCTCTACTTTGGCAATGGGCTGTAATGGCTCGGCGATATGGCGGGCGCATAAAAAAGGTGCATTAATGGCTTCTCCAAGCTGGATACAGATTCACCCGACTTCATTACCGCAATCGGGAGATTATCAGTCAAAATTAACGCTGATGTCTGAATCTTTGAGAAATGACGGAAGGATATGGGTACCATTAAAAAATGACGAAACCCGGAAGCCAAATGATATTCCTGAAGAAGAAAGAGATTACTATCTAGAAAGAAGATATCCGGCATTTGGAAATCTGGCTCCAAGAGATATATCATCTAGAGCTGCAAAAGAGCGTATTGATGCAGGTTTCGGAATTGGGCCACTGAAAAATGCAGTTTATCTGGATTTTTCTAAAGCCATAAAAGAACAAGGAAAAGAAAAGATTAAAGAAAAATACGGGAACCTGTTCGATATGTACCTGAAAATTACAGGTTACGATGCTTACAAAGAGCCTATGATGATTTCTCCATCTGCGCACTTTTCTATGGGAGGTTTGTGGGTAGACTATGAACTGATGACTACAATTCCCGGGCTATTTGCCTTGGGTGAAGCTAATTTTGCAGATCACGGAGCCAACCGTTTGGGGGCTAATTCTCTGCTTCAGGCTTCTGTGGATGGCTACTTTATAGCTCCTTATACAATTGCGAATTATCTTTCAGGAGAAATTCATACCGGAAAAATATCGACTGATCATCCTGAATTTGAAAAAGCTGAAAAAGGAGTAAAAGATCAGATTCAGAAGTTTATGGAGGTGAAAGGAAATAAGACTGTAGATTATTACCATAAAACTTTGGGTAAACTCTTGTATGATTATTGTGGCTTAGCAAGAAATGAAGAAGGACTGAAATATGCGATAGAAGAGATTCGGAAACTGAAACAGGAATTTTATCAGAATGTTACTATTCCGGGAGTTGGAGATAAGATGAACGGAGAGTTGGAGAAAGCAGGAAGGGTTGCTGATTATTTTGAAATCGGAGAACTGATGTGCTATGATGCACTTACCCGAAATGAATCCTGCGGTGCACACTTCCGGGAGGAATATCAAACCCCGGACGGGGAAGCGCTTAGAAATGATGCTGATTTTCAGTTTATTTCTGCATGGGGCTGGAAAGGAGAAGAGCAGGAGCCGGAGTTGGTTAAAGAGCCTCTTGTTTTTGAAGAAATACAGCCTGTAGTACGTAGTTACAAATAA
- a CDS encoding succinate dehydrogenase/fumarate reductase iron-sulfur subunit has protein sequence MQLYLKIWRQKDRNAEGKLEEYKLDQLNPHMSFLEMLDTLNEKLILEGKEPVEFDHDCREGICGQCGMMINGIAHGPLKNTTTCQLHLRSFKDGDTIVIEPFRAAAFPVKKDLKVDRSALDRIIASGGFVSVNTGQAPDAKTIAITHQLAEEAFDAAACIGCGACVATCKNASAALFTSAKISHMALLPQGKEERNERVVNMVKQMDEELFGHCSNTEACEVECPQGISVLNIARMNYEYSRALFYKKN, from the coding sequence ATGCAATTATACCTTAAAATATGGAGACAGAAAGACAGAAATGCTGAAGGAAAGCTCGAAGAATATAAACTGGATCAGCTGAATCCTCATATGTCGTTTCTGGAAATGCTGGATACACTGAACGAAAAGCTTATTCTGGAAGGAAAAGAGCCTGTAGAATTTGATCATGATTGTAGGGAAGGGATTTGTGGTCAATGCGGAATGATGATTAACGGTATTGCTCACGGACCACTAAAAAATACAACGACCTGTCAGTTGCATCTCAGATCTTTTAAAGATGGCGATACTATTGTGATTGAACCATTCCGCGCTGCGGCTTTTCCTGTGAAAAAAGATCTTAAAGTAGACCGTTCTGCGTTAGACCGAATTATTGCTTCTGGTGGATTTGTGTCTGTGAATACCGGACAGGCACCCGATGCTAAAACAATTGCAATTACCCATCAGCTGGCGGAGGAAGCTTTCGATGCGGCAGCATGTATCGGTTGTGGTGCATGTGTGGCAACTTGTAAGAACGCCAGTGCAGCTTTGTTTACTTCAGCAAAAATTTCACATATGGCGCTTTTGCCACAAGGAAAAGAAGAACGAAATGAAAGAGTTGTAAATATGGTAAAACAAATGGACGAAGAACTTTTTGGTCACTGCTCCAATACAGAAGCCTGCGAAGTAGAATGCCCGCAAGGTATATCAGTTCTGAATATTGCCCGTATGAATTACGAATACAGCAGAGCATTGTTTTATAAAAAGAACTAA
- a CDS encoding translocation/assembly module TamB domain-containing protein, producing the protein MKLKINKKKLLKRTIITIISIVVFFSLLILSLRLPVVQNFIKDRLVVYLENKIKTKVSLEKVYVAFPNNLKLQNLYLKGQDVDTLLAVRKLDVGLNMMKLMSSTADITSVDLEGVNANVVRNPEGKFNFDYIINAFATSDKEESSSKPFIISLNKIKLKDIGVTFKDQQSKNDIKLYFNSFDTRVKTFDLQKNNYAVGDINLDGLKLKLKQDLVAEVSEKVGKKVDSLSKQQPMKIGLQGIKLTNFNIDYGDENTKTFAKVLFKELSTKVNQLDLENSAYNIDKVLLAGADIRADLYLPAKKEDPKKVQESSANSGKEKAMKVLLGNLNFNDVKVVYNNTAVVPSKQGMDYNHLNFFRMNVDVRNFKMENNEFAGTVKSAEIKESKGLDIQRLTTNFTYGSKEAYLKNLYLQTPKTILRDEVVIGYDSVEQLTANPGAIKVSTSIRDSKVGFSDILNLVPTLRNTVPFNKYPNAVLLVNANAKGSVNDLVIQNLKLSGIDQLKVAASGRVKNAMNPDQLYYDLKIGELSSSDKTIYNLVPKNTIPSNISLPSFFSVKGIAKGTTKNVNTNLNLTSAFGNAEIIAQVDMRRKNHELYDVNANLHNLQIGKIIQNKEVGAITAKIAAKGEGFDPKSAKADIRGYVNSAVYKAYNYRDMDLTGKINHGAYSLALNSKDPNANMNLAASGVYNEKNPTVKVNGAITKLDLNKLGFYEKPMIVAGKLDGDFSNLNPDELNGSLNLQNFAISDTKEVFPIQEVNFKAISTKDSNELNLNSQIADITLTGKYKLTQIFGALQQTINQYYQFQKPGKARKIQPGQHFAFSAKIKNDNLIRKFVPDLKDFETITLNGNYDADSQKIEVDGIIPQLQYGENSIQGGALKITNENQALQYNLGVVSLKSSSLALNKISVVGDVADNTINYNITTKDTKDATRFLIAGKAKSLNNITEISLNPDGLKLNYDDWTVAENNRIQISSKGILADNFRLSNAGSEILLQSENNSPASPLNVSLKDFKIETITEAIKKDSLLAKGTINGTAQLRDLTKKMTFTSDLNISDLMVYGSPVGNVAVKVKNNSANILNADVALSGNDNDVKILGDYNISAGTFDMNMAINQLQMKTVQGFSMNAIHHTEGYLSGNLKLTGSTDKPNILGKVKFNKVGLEIAKIGSDFRNIDDEIDFTNRGIEFNRFKVKDKDGNALTVNGQVLTQNYRDFAFNLNVNARDFKVVNSEKTNDAMMYGILAIDAGLRIRGNLDLPKVEGRLAVAENTDFTFVLPQSSPALQERDGIVEFVDQDQVVLNKTIKTDSLNAQSRIKGMDVSVNIEVNKEAKMSIVIDKANGDFVKLQGEAQLTGGIDPSGKTTLVGVYEVEKGAYELSVSMLKRKFDIQKGSTITWTGEPTAAIMDITAVYKTETAPIDLVEQQVNQGETNLFKQRMPFNALLKMKGELLKPILSFDITTDENNNSVATNVKQLVDAKLAQLRQQEPEMNKQVFALLLLNRFIGENPFQSSAGLSAETMARQSVSKILSQQLNNLASDLIKGVDLNFGLESTDDYSTGNKNTRTDLNVDISKKLLNDRLKVTVGSNFGLEGQARQNENMTNIAGDVTVDYSLSRDGRYMLRAYRKNDYQVALQGQIVETGIGFIITLDYDKFREIFQKSKKEKNRKVRDKKNQVVEFK; encoded by the coding sequence TTGAAGCTGAAAATAAATAAAAAGAAACTTTTAAAACGAACGATTATAACCATTATTTCTATAGTGGTCTTTTTCAGTTTATTGATACTCAGCTTAAGACTTCCGGTTGTGCAAAACTTCATTAAAGACAGGCTTGTTGTATATCTGGAGAATAAAATCAAAACCAAAGTAAGTCTCGAAAAAGTATACGTCGCTTTTCCTAACAATCTGAAGTTACAGAATCTTTATCTGAAAGGACAGGATGTAGATACACTTCTGGCAGTCAGGAAACTGGATGTGGGACTGAATATGATGAAGCTGATGAGTTCTACAGCAGATATTACTTCTGTTGATCTGGAAGGGGTTAACGCAAATGTGGTAAGAAATCCGGAAGGCAAATTCAATTTCGATTACATTATCAATGCTTTTGCAACCAGTGACAAAGAGGAAAGCTCCTCGAAGCCGTTTATTATTTCTCTTAACAAAATAAAACTTAAAGATATAGGAGTAACATTCAAAGATCAGCAATCTAAGAATGACATTAAACTATATTTTAATTCTTTTGATACCCGGGTAAAAACATTTGATTTACAGAAGAATAATTATGCAGTAGGCGATATTAATCTCGATGGTTTAAAGCTTAAACTGAAACAGGATCTGGTGGCCGAAGTTTCTGAAAAGGTTGGAAAAAAAGTAGATTCACTGAGTAAGCAACAGCCGATGAAAATTGGTCTTCAGGGTATTAAGCTGACCAATTTTAACATCGACTATGGTGATGAAAATACCAAGACATTTGCAAAAGTATTATTCAAAGAACTGAGCACAAAAGTCAATCAGCTGGACCTGGAAAACAGTGCTTATAATATAGATAAAGTTCTGCTTGCAGGTGCAGATATTCGTGCAGATCTTTATCTGCCAGCCAAAAAAGAGGATCCTAAAAAAGTACAGGAGAGTTCTGCTAATTCCGGGAAGGAGAAAGCCATGAAAGTATTGCTGGGTAATCTGAATTTTAATGATGTAAAAGTTGTTTATAACAATACAGCTGTAGTTCCAAGTAAGCAGGGAATGGACTACAATCATCTGAACTTTTTCAGAATGAATGTAGATGTCCGTAACTTCAAAATGGAAAATAATGAATTCGCAGGAACAGTGAAGTCTGCTGAGATTAAGGAAAGCAAAGGACTGGATATTCAGAGGCTGACAACTAATTTTACATACGGTTCAAAAGAAGCTTATCTTAAAAATCTTTACCTGCAGACACCCAAAACTATTTTGAGGGATGAGGTTGTCATAGGTTATGACTCCGTTGAGCAATTAACTGCCAATCCGGGAGCTATAAAAGTATCCACAAGTATCCGCGACTCCAAAGTTGGTTTCTCAGATATACTGAATCTTGTTCCTACGCTTAGAAATACTGTTCCGTTCAATAAATATCCTAATGCGGTACTGTTGGTAAATGCCAATGCAAAAGGAAGTGTTAACGATCTGGTGATTCAGAATTTAAAGCTTTCAGGTATTGATCAGCTAAAAGTTGCAGCTTCCGGCCGGGTAAAGAATGCCATGAATCCGGATCAGCTCTATTATGATCTGAAAATTGGAGAGCTTTCCTCTTCTGATAAAACAATTTATAATCTGGTTCCAAAGAATACAATTCCGTCGAATATCTCATTGCCTTCATTTTTCAGTGTAAAAGGTATAGCGAAGGGAACAACGAAGAATGTAAATACAAATCTAAATCTTACTTCTGCTTTTGGTAATGCAGAGATTATTGCACAAGTGGATATGCGTCGTAAGAATCATGAGTTATACGACGTGAATGCAAATCTCCATAATCTTCAAATTGGCAAGATTATTCAGAATAAAGAAGTAGGAGCGATCACTGCAAAAATTGCAGCTAAGGGTGAGGGTTTCGATCCTAAAAGCGCGAAAGCAGATATAAGAGGCTATGTAAATTCAGCAGTATATAAAGCTTATAATTATCGTGATATGGATCTTACAGGAAAAATAAATCACGGTGCATATAGTTTAGCTTTAAATTCTAAGGATCCGAATGCTAATATGAATCTTGCAGCTTCAGGAGTTTATAACGAAAAAAATCCTACAGTAAAAGTAAACGGAGCGATTACCAAACTGGATCTGAATAAGCTGGGATTCTATGAGAAGCCTATGATTGTTGCCGGAAAACTGGATGGTGATTTTAGTAACCTTAACCCGGATGAATTAAATGGCTCACTCAACCTTCAGAATTTTGCCATTTCAGATACTAAAGAAGTTTTTCCTATACAGGAAGTTAATTTTAAGGCTATATCCACAAAGGATTCAAACGAATTGAATCTGAATTCGCAAATTGCAGATATAACGCTTACCGGAAAATATAAACTGACACAAATCTTTGGCGCACTTCAGCAGACAATTAATCAGTATTATCAGTTTCAGAAACCTGGTAAAGCTCGGAAGATTCAGCCCGGACAGCATTTTGCCTTCAGTGCAAAAATTAAAAATGATAATCTGATCCGTAAGTTTGTTCCGGATCTTAAGGATTTTGAAACCATAACACTGAATGGTAATTATGATGCAGATTCCCAGAAAATAGAGGTAGACGGAATAATTCCGCAACTCCAATACGGGGAAAATAGTATTCAGGGTGGAGCTTTGAAAATTACCAATGAAAATCAGGCACTACAATATAATCTGGGTGTTGTTTCACTGAAAAGTTCCAGTCTGGCGCTTAATAAAATAAGTGTTGTCGGGGATGTAGCCGACAATACAATTAATTATAATATTACAACTAAGGATACAAAAGATGCTACACGATTCCTGATTGCCGGAAAAGCAAAGTCACTAAACAATATTACCGAAATTTCACTTAATCCAGATGGGTTAAAACTAAACTATGATGACTGGACAGTGGCTGAAAATAATAGAATCCAAATAAGCAGTAAAGGAATTTTAGCCGATAATTTCAGACTTTCCAATGCAGGAAGTGAGATTTTATTACAATCAGAAAATAATTCGCCAGCCAGCCCATTGAATGTTTCATTAAAAGACTTTAAAATAGAAACGATAACAGAGGCTATAAAAAAAGATTCTCTTCTGGCTAAAGGAACGATTAACGGTACAGCACAATTGCGTGATCTTACTAAGAAAATGACCTTTACCTCCGACCTGAATATTTCGGACCTTATGGTTTATGGAAGCCCGGTAGGAAATGTTGCTGTAAAAGTAAAAAATAATTCAGCTAATATTCTGAATGCCGATGTTGCACTTTCCGGAAATGATAACGACGTGAAAATACTGGGTGATTATAATATTTCAGCAGGTACTTTCGATATGAATATGGCAATTAATCAGCTGCAGATGAAAACCGTTCAGGGATTCTCTATGAATGCTATTCATCATACCGAAGGCTATCTGTCCGGAAATCTTAAGCTGACAGGAAGTACTGATAAACCCAATATTTTAGGAAAAGTAAAATTCAATAAAGTAGGACTCGAAATTGCGAAAATAGGAAGTGATTTCAGAAATATTGACGATGAGATTGATTTTACTAACAGAGGTATAGAATTCAATCGTTTCAAAGTTAAAGATAAAGACGGCAATGCACTGACAGTAAACGGGCAGGTACTTACTCAGAATTACAGAGATTTTGCATTCAATCTGAATGTAAATGCCAGAGACTTTAAAGTTGTAAATTCTGAAAAAACCAATGATGCCATGATGTACGGAATTCTTGCAATTGATGCAGGATTGCGTATCCGTGGAAATCTCGATCTACCTAAGGTGGAAGGAAGGCTTGCAGTTGCCGAGAATACAGATTTTACATTTGTATTGCCGCAGTCGTCACCTGCATTGCAGGAAAGAGACGGGATTGTGGAATTCGTAGATCAGGATCAGGTAGTACTGAATAAAACAATAAAAACAGATTCTCTGAATGCCCAAAGCCGGATTAAGGGAATGGATGTAAGCGTAAATATCGAAGTGAATAAGGAAGCGAAAATGTCTATTGTTATTGATAAGGCGAATGGAGATTTTGTTAAACTTCAGGGTGAGGCACAGCTGACAGGCGGTATAGATCCTTCCGGAAAAACAACTTTGGTTGGTGTGTATGAAGTAGAAAAAGGAGCTTATGAACTTTCAGTAAGTATGCTGAAACGTAAATTCGATATTCAGAAAGGGAGTACTATAACCTGGACAGGAGAGCCAACGGCAGCTATTATGGATATTACAGCTGTCTATAAAACGGAAACAGCTCCAATTGATCTTGTAGAGCAGCAGGTTAATCAGGGAGAAACCAATCTCTTTAAACAAAGAATGCCATTTAATGCATTATTAAAGATGAAAGGGGAACTTCTGAAACCAATATTGTCTTTTGATATTACAACGGATGAAAATAACAATTCGGTAGCAACAAATGTAAAGCAGCTGGTAGATGCGAAACTGGCACAGCTAAGACAACAGGAACCGGAAATGAATAAGCAGGTTTTTGCGTTATTATTACTGAACCGGTTTATTGGCGAGAATCCGTTCCAAAGTAGTGCCGGACTTTCGGCAGAGACTATGGCGAGACAGAGTGTGAGTAAAATTCTCTCTCAGCAGCTGAATAACCTGGCTTCGGATCTGATTAAAGGAGTTGATTTAAATTTCGGTCTGGAATCTACAGATGATTATTCTACCGGAAATAAAAATACAAGAACCGATCTGAATGTGGATATTAGTAAGAAGTTGCTGAATGACCGTTTGAAAGTGACTGTAGGAAGTAATTTCGGTCTGGAGGGACAAGCCCGCCAGAATGAGAATATGACCAATATTGCGGGGGATGTAACAGTAGATTACAGCCTGTCCAGAGACGGAAGATATATGCTGCGTGCTTACCGTAAAAACGATTATCAGGTAGCTTTACAGGGACAGATTGTAGAAACCGGAATTGGATTTATTATCACATTGGATTATGATAAGTTCCGTGAAATTTTTCAAAAATCCAAGAAAGAGAAAAACAGAAAAGTAAGAGATAAGAAAAACCAAGTCGTAGAATTTAAATAA
- the tamL gene encoding translocation and assembly module lipoprotein TamL: MKKNKFHIYYKYWLVSGIAMSLFSCSGTGYLREGQNLYTGGSVKIESKTISKNDKKELLTALESNLTPKPNPSILGMRPKLFFYNITKEPKTDKGFRYWMKYKLGQKPVLLGDVDREFNKDIIENYSENKGYFNVKATDSVIVKSKKAQVIYTVKPGERYLISQVKFQKDSSLINKEIQNTTKRTLLKSGNPFDLDVIKAERERIDNRLKEKGFYYFHPDNIIVQADTTVSKNHQVELNVKLKDDTPKLSKEQFTIDKVVVFPNYNLQDVRKGMYKIPMSEDSLAPYAYKNMYVIDPQHKFKPKVFDRALYFEKGDLYNRTNHNLSLNRLINLGIFKFVKNEFVVSDSLKNKFDAYYLLTPRQMQSLRLEALGRTNSANYGGSELNLNWTHRNIFRGAEQFKAAVYGAFDIQMGGGDGAKNMFRAGVNTQLSIPRIVAPFRFHSSSEFVPRTNISLGYEFQNRRQYYTLNNFNASFGYSWKENARKEHELKVFDATYVSPTNVTAEYEALAEANPELKRAIEKQLVFGPTYTYTYTNTMQPKTNTIYYRGMVDLAGNLTGLFTGADAKAGKEKKIFGIPFSQYVKIENDFRFYHKFGEKSMFASRIIAGIAYPYGNSATVPFSRQFFVGGSNSIRAFRARSLGPGSFDPRKPDANIQSFFNQSGDIKLELNAEYRANLYKFINVAAFVDAGNVWLVNKSADLPGGQFSKDFLSEIAVGAGVGLRLDFSILVLRLDLAMPLRVPYYEKGKRWTLDRINFGDSQWRKDNLVFNIAIGYPF, translated from the coding sequence ATGAAGAAAAATAAATTCCATATCTATTATAAATACTGGCTTGTCTCAGGAATAGCTATGTCTCTGTTTTCGTGCAGTGGTACAGGTTATCTCAGAGAAGGACAAAATCTTTATACAGGAGGTAGTGTTAAGATTGAAAGTAAGACGATCTCAAAGAACGATAAAAAAGAGCTGCTGACAGCACTTGAAAGTAATCTTACGCCTAAGCCTAATCCTTCCATATTAGGGATGCGTCCTAAATTATTTTTCTATAATATTACAAAAGAGCCTAAAACGGATAAAGGATTCCGTTACTGGATGAAATATAAACTGGGACAGAAGCCTGTGTTGCTGGGGGATGTCGACAGAGAATTCAATAAAGATATTATTGAAAACTATTCAGAGAATAAAGGCTATTTCAATGTAAAGGCCACAGACAGTGTTATTGTTAAAAGCAAAAAAGCACAGGTAATTTACACCGTAAAGCCGGGAGAAAGATACCTGATTAGTCAGGTGAAGTTTCAGAAAGATTCCAGCCTGATTAACAAGGAAATTCAGAATACGACAAAACGAACATTGCTGAAATCCGGAAATCCATTTGACTTAGACGTTATAAAGGCAGAAAGAGAACGTATAGATAACCGACTGAAAGAAAAAGGTTTTTATTATTTTCATCCGGATAATATCATTGTTCAGGCCGACACCACGGTTAGTAAAAACCATCAGGTAGAGCTGAATGTAAAACTAAAGGATGATACTCCGAAATTGTCGAAAGAGCAGTTTACAATAGATAAAGTTGTCGTTTTTCCTAACTACAATCTGCAGGATGTAAGAAAGGGGATGTATAAGATTCCGATGAGTGAAGATTCTCTGGCGCCTTATGCTTACAAGAATATGTATGTAATAGATCCTCAGCATAAATTTAAACCTAAGGTTTTTGACAGAGCTTTGTATTTTGAAAAAGGAGATCTGTATAACCGTACCAATCATAATCTGTCCCTAAACCGTTTAATCAATTTGGGAATATTCAAATTTGTGAAAAATGAATTTGTTGTTTCCGATTCGCTGAAAAATAAGTTTGATGCTTATTATTTGCTGACACCAAGGCAAATGCAGTCTTTGCGTTTAGAAGCTCTGGGGCGTACCAATTCCGCAAACTATGGTGGTAGTGAGCTAAACCTGAACTGGACACACCGGAATATTTTCCGTGGCGCAGAACAGTTTAAAGCAGCTGTTTATGGAGCTTTTGATATTCAAATGGGTGGAGGAGATGGTGCTAAAAATATGTTTCGTGCCGGGGTGAATACGCAGCTTTCTATTCCGCGTATCGTAGCGCCTTTCCGTTTCCATTCTTCCAGCGAATTTGTTCCGAGAACAAATATCAGTTTGGGATATGAGTTCCAGAATAGAAGACAATATTATACACTGAACAATTTCAATGCATCTTTTGGCTATAGCTGGAAAGAAAATGCCAGAAAAGAACACGAGCTAAAGGTTTTTGACGCAACTTATGTTTCACCAACGAATGTTACAGCTGAATATGAAGCGCTGGCAGAAGCCAATCCTGAATTGAAAAGAGCTATTGAAAAGCAACTGGTTTTTGGGCCGACTTATACCTATACCTATACCAATACCATGCAACCAAAGACCAATACAATCTATTATCGGGGTATGGTAGATCTGGCAGGAAATCTTACAGGTCTGTTTACAGGAGCAGATGCCAAGGCAGGCAAAGAAAAGAAAATTTTCGGGATCCCTTTCAGTCAATATGTGAAGATAGAAAACGATTTCAGGTTCTATCACAAATTCGGAGAGAAAAGCATGTTTGCATCGAGAATAATTGCAGGAATAGCATATCCGTACGGAAACTCAGCAACGGTTCCTTTCTCCCGTCAGTTCTTTGTGGGTGGAAGTAACAGTATCCGTGCTTTTCGTGCAAGATCTTTAGGGCCCGGCAGTTTTGATCCCAGAAAACCTGATGCAAATATCCAGTCCTTCTTTAATCAGTCGGGTGATATTAAACTGGAGTTGAATGCTGAATACCGTGCAAACCTTTATAAATTTATAAACGTTGCGGCATTTGTAGATGCAGGAAATGTATGGTTGGTAAATAAGAGTGCAGATTTGCCGGGCGGGCAATTTTCAAAAGATTTTTTAAGCGAAATAGCAGTGGGAGCAGGTGTTGGTCTGAGACTGGATTTTTCTATTCTGGTACTAAGGCTGGATCTGGCGATGCCACTGAGAGTTCCTTACTATGAAAAAGGAAAGAGATGGACTTTAGACAGGATTAATTTTGGGGACAGCCAATGGCGGAAAGATAATCTTGTATTTAATATAGCAATAGGATATCCGTTTTAA